The sequence CCCCCCATCATGATACGACCAGGGGCAGCTGTGGAAGCCCCACACTGCCACAAACAGCCCTTGCCGCCGGGCCTTGCGACTTGGCATCACCACATCACCACCTGCCCTCCCCTCTCCCGGCATTGCCAGCCTCTACATACACACATTAAAAGACAACAACACAGGCCCCTCAGCCGCACACAGCGTAGCAGGCCACGAAGATACCAGGCCATCACCAACACCACTccactcctcttcctccctgctatATTAGGATATTTGGACTCATGCTCATCGCTGCAAGAGAGGAGAGGGGGTCAAGGAGCCCCACCACCACAAACACGCAGTTTGAGAACACCTCCATGAATATATGGAAGTGAAATCTTATACATACCTGCTCATCAGTTAATCCCAATTAATTcatgggggcttactcccaggtaagcagagataggattgcagcctaaaacactGTCTAAAAGattgcctccttcctccccgcACTTCTTCAGTTCCCCTGTTGCTGTTCATATTCAGCAAGCAAGCAccggaaaaaaaaacacctgacaaCAACCAACCTCCCCATCTTTCTGGGCTTTGGCAGCATTATCCtctccctaaacacacacacacacacactcccagccATGCTCAGTATCACTCAGTCTTCCATTtcccttcagaaaaaaaaatattttaagaaataaataaacaaccaggCCTTGGGCAGAGTCGAAATCTTAATATCAGCCATCCTCCCACCCTGGGGACATGCCAGCTCCCACATCCTGGCCCACGCTTCCTCCCTCTGCAGATCCCCTGCCAAGACCCTCCGTGTTCATCATGCTCTTCTGTGTTCTCCCTCCTCTTCGGTCCTacctcccgcccccgccccaccttGTGCACGGGCGTGCCCAGCCTTGAGATCTTTCTGGGCCGGTGCCAGGGGCAGAGATGGCTGGGAGgggggcgaggcgaggcgaggcattGCCCTTCGGCCtgatcccctcctcctctccccatccctgcggTGGGGgtctgggggaggagggagcaggtgCAGACGGGTGGCTCGGAGGAGGGTGGGATGACGTGATGTCTATTCCGGGCCAGGCGGTGCCCCGGCCCCTTTTCTATCttagagggggggagggaattctGGCTTTGTTTGTTGCCCCCATTTTTTGCAGGGGATGTGGGGCAGCTGGATCTGGAGCATGGGGAGTGAGGCTATGCATACACCCCAAGCTCCGTAAGGTGGGGAAGTCCTTGCTCATCACCCACATGTTTCTCCTCCCACAACTAAAGAGAAAGGAATTGCACAGATATACTAGCATGATGCCCTGTAAcctgacctccccccaccccacatagtTGCTCCCCGTGAGTATTCACCTAGAGACAGAAAGTAACTTCTGAACCCTGGAAGCTGCCCCACCCTCCACTGAACATTCTGTAGGGTTTTAACTCTGGGCTTCTGGGCTATACTGGGGTATTCTGACCCGtctcccacccactccaatttGTACCTATAGAATGATGGACCACTGCGTCCATCACCGTGGCATCCAGGTGGTTCCTCTTTGCCAGGTTGCAGCAAAGTTTCTGGCAGGAGGAATGACTATAAAAGCTTGAAGGAAAACAATAAAGCTattaatttcccccaccccacccccaagatatACTGAAATGCATAGGATTTCCATGTGTATTTGTAAGCCTTTGAttgatttctcccccacccttgaaACCTGTACCATTCAGCTAAAAATCTGTTTATTTCATGTGTTAATTCTGCTGTACAAAAATAGAACGCAATATAAATCACTTGCCACACAACGGCAATTGTGAAAGAGGATCAACCTTGCATCTCTAGACAGACGTGGAATGTTCTTACGTTAATTAAATCcctctgaattttatttatttattatcaccaAAGTGCAGTTTTTTTATAGTCCTCTGGGGCACAATGCTGTTGTTGTGCTGTCGCCATAAAGCCAAACAGGCATGCAAATGTGACAGCATCCTATTCTGCCCGGATAAGTTGCACAAATGAAAATAACACCATTTTTAGTCTGGATTTAATTTGTCCAGAGTAAATGCCACCAACGGGTTCCTAGACTTGCAATCATTAATGTGGAATAGAGTCTCCACCTCATGCACAAGCATACGTAGAAGAgggacacccacacacacacacaccttgtttatCTGGGATGGTCTCTAAGTGGATTGAAAAAGAAGCAATCTGGTTTAGACAGACCTCAGTACGTGGCCTCAATTAGATTGTGTGTAAAACTACTGAGGGTGCTGTTCAACCCGTTTAAAAATATGGAAGGTTATTATGGGAGCTGTAATACAATGGCGATGACTTTAGAGTGCCCAGCTCCACAGGACTGAAACTTAGCTGAACAGCCAAGCCCCCCTTCAGTTCTCTGCATCTTATTTTTCTATGTTGTTCTTGTTTTCCAACCCTTTAATTTCAGCCCAGTGCTACGGGAATGGCAAACACCTCTATTATTGTCCCCACTAAATTCATACACCTtgcaaaaataaacacacacacacacacaccaaggaggATAAAGCTGCCCATGCATAGAAAACCATTACTATATACAAGATGTTGGTATTACAGCCCCACACAAATGTAGCTGCTTCATGCTCCACATATCAGACTTCTGCCCTAAAGCCATGATGGCTAGAAACTTATTCCCTTAAAAAGAATGTCATATGCTTGGGTGCCACATATAAAACGTACatgaatgggtgggtgggaaggataaATTGTGGGAGAACCAAAAACCAAAGCAAACCCCAGAAAATTATATTTGATCATTGTTTATAAAGGTCTTGTTAAAATCCCAATTAAAACTGAAAGATAGAGAAGGCATAAACAAATGCTAATGGAGCCAACCTATTACTCAGCCCCCAAAATCCACCCCAACGAGAGAGGTTCCAAGGGTGCTCAGATTTTGAtaagtttttttttctaaagtagAGAATGTACATCCCAACTGTTCCTCTTTAATCTGTaggctccttggggcagagacctgaaTTTCTGAatggcaccatgtacattgagggTGCTACATAAACTCTTGTTGGTAATAGGGACAGAACCCTATTTTCTGGTGTGTGACCCTTTTAACTTACTGCCTTTTGGGGAACTGCTGGATGGGTAGAAGTTACATCTCTCATTAAAAGAGTTGGGGGGGGCAAGTGCATTTTGATTCGAGTGTGAGGGCAGAGAGGCGGAATGCCAGTCCCCTCTCCCATAATCGCCTGTCCAGAGAATACATGCGCCCAAATGTGTTTCAATTGCAGCTGTTCTGTAAGAAGTACAACTAGGTCCATTGTGTGTGTGGATCTATTAAAGCATTCTTGAGTGTtgctgtctgtttgttttttagtaaACTGTTACATTACAGCGGAGAAGAGAATCCAAAACTATGTAATGGCGGGGCGGAAAAGTGTCAGGCAGTGACCATGTTTGGAGCATTGAGTGACGGGTGCACAAAAGTTGCCCTGTTTCATCCATGAAGCATTGGAGGATAATGCTGGTTCATGGGTGTAAGTCAGCCTTcacccaacctggagccctccagatgatttggactacaactcccagcattcttggccactggccatgcagtccaaaagttctggagaacaccaggttgggaaaaccaGTGTAAGTGAACCTATCAAGACAGTGGGAAGGAAATTGTTTCTTTGATGTGAATGTTGGTAGATCTGATTTTTGTGAGCACCACTGTATATATAATTCCATTCATTTCTGATGCTCAGACTCTGCAAGCCATTGCTTATTTAGCCCAAACGGCACCATCTGCACATGAGAGGAAGGTATCCGCAGGCATGGGGTAATCTTAAGATTTGcaaaagtatatataaaaaaaaaattagaaaaagtctgaagtgtggggagggggagcccataaaaaaaaatccaatcagggctgagtatgctcagtggcTGTACAATGCTGGCTGGCTATTGGGGAGGCAAAAATGGAAAAGAGTCAAAGGGTGTGATGGAGTATCCTGAACAGGAATGCTCAACACTACAacacttttggggtgggtgggagctccCACTGTTAGTAATAGTAATACCAACAAGAGTTTATGTAGCACCCTCAATGCACATGGTGCCATTCAGAAAttcaggtctctgccccaaggagcctTCAGATTAAATGTCATTTGTCCCACGGAGGCACAGGAAAAGGTTGCAAGCAACAAAGGATGGGAGAGGAATAGGAGAGGCCAAAGCATCATGGGATAAATGAGAGCAAATGGGCTTGCTAGTactctgggtttgtttttggtttgccATGAGTGCTAAGGCACTAATCCGAGAGAGAGGGGAGTAGTGGGTAGCACCATGTAGGTATTTTGGAAGGCAGTTCTAGGCATAAGGGTtcagcaagggagaaagggtgAAGGCACTGAAGCAGGAAAAGAGGGCTCTACCTTTTCCCACCAGCCTGCTGTGGAGTCCCATTCCGATTGGAGAAGGCTTTGCTCTGCGCCGTAGGGAATGGCAGCCGTCCCGTGGACCACTAGCTCTGAACTGGCGCTCTCCATACTGTGGTCTTTCAGGGCTTTGCAAGTGGTGATGAGCCCACTGAAACCACAACAGCCCACCCACCAGCTATACAATTGCAGCCCTCCTACCAGGCGCttgtcactcacacacacacacacacacacccagttttgAGGTCCAAGACAGGCAGAAAAAGGTTTATTAAACCTCCGATGGGGCCACCATACATGCTGATTTGGGGCTGATGGGTCATAAATTGTGCAGGGCTGTCCTTTTTGCTTCCTGCATGCTGTTAGCCCAGGACAGGAGTAGGTAACGTGTGTCCGTCCCCCGTGACTCTATTTTTGGAACtcgttttttttaatttaacacattttcttaccagcaactggtattacTGTAAGATAGATTTCTGTCGGAGATCTAAACTGTGGTTTCAAATGAgttgtttaatgtgttggggCACAGACCTCACCTTTGCTTTGTATTCAGTcatttgggcaagttacttgtcctttacCATGCCTCCCATGTGGTGgcacccaggacagtttctcaaaagtGCCCACAACAGAAAAGGGTCGCCTAGCCCCTACCAAATGGGACAGTGACCCCCCTGCCTGTCCCCTGCCCACTCCTGACAGAGAGATCACCCCACAATCAGGTACATTTTCTCCACTGCAACCAAGTACCACACGTGGTCTCCTCCTGTACTTATCCAGCAACCTCAGTAGAAAGAATTGGGTCTTTTTATTCTATCAAACAAGAGGCAACTGAGTCGATCGGGGTGATGTCATCAGCACAGCTGAGgtcatctctttgtgttttatgaCTTGGGCATTACATTCCATGGTTACCTTCTGTAGAAAACGTCCTAGAGGCAGAGAGAGCTACACAATACACACTCTCCAAAGCCACAGTGTATGACTGTGTTAGTGAGGACTGGCTGCCAATAAACATCTGGGCCCAGTTAAAAGCTCTAGTGtcaatctttaaagccctaaacagattGTGTTATTTGAAGCATCGCCTTCACCCACACAATCCTGCCCGTATGTTAAAATCtgcctcaggggtccttctcaagTGCCTAACATGAAGATTGATTCGCTTGGTGGGCACAATGGATAGGGccctctcagtggtggccccccaaactgtggaactctttatttatttatagtatttttatcccgcacctcagccaaaaggctctcggaacggcttacaatgtatcaataaagaagacagtccctaccctcaggcttacattctaaaaaaaagaaatgacacacaaggaaaagtggatggggagggaagagggagaaaataaaaagaaataaaactctGGTCCCATTGACTTATACTTTGCGCCTTCAGGCAAGCTCTGAAGACCTTCGTTTTCAATGCTGACTTTAACTGAGGTTGTAATTAGCTTCGTATTTTTGAACGGCATCTCAATGGACACTGTGGACCAGTTCAGACATAAGGATCCAGACATAATTATTCAGAGGAAATTATGGGGAATGAACAAGTTTGCTGGTGGATGATGCTCCAGCGGAAGTGGCTAAGCAAGCTGGAAAACCTCCATCTGTGGGGTGTACAGTATTACGCCTGAACCAGGATCCCTGACTGGTTGCTCtccaaacaagccagaatcataagccaagaacaaaccctggctTATGATGCTAGCTTGTTAGGAGAGCAACCAGCCAGAGATTCCAGTTTGGACGTAACGCTAAACAAATCATGGATGGAGGCTTCCCAGTTTGTTTAGCCTCTCCCACTGGCAGACGGAGCCAAGTGAAAGCAGTCGAGTAGCGCGTACCAGCATGCTTCCTTGCTCCCAATACCCAGCCAGTATGTTTGTTAATGCTGCTCAGGGCTTTGTTGTCGCTTTGTGaaaaagcaactaaaaatacattagATAAATTATAGATTTTGCACACATGATGCTATAGGGAAAAGGGAAGCTGGCTTAGGTCtctcttgcccagtattgtccactTGGACTAGCAGCAGTCCTCTGGGGTTTTCAGGCAGGGTGATCATAGGATTCAAACCGGGGGCCTTCTGCCTACAAAACCTGTGCtctaaccactgagctatggtgctATATGCAAATTACTGCCTGATATATTAACTTGCTGATTTCAAGGTCTGAGTTATCATGGCATTCAGGATATATATGCAAAGACTTGGCTGATAGCAAAGAGCTACAGGAGCCATGGGCCAGGAACCCAGAAAGTGAAAGAGACCTGGAATGGACCAGGAGCACAGAAAGTGAAAGGGAATGAGGGGATCAAAAGGACGGATAGCGGCAGAAACGCCGTTTGGTGCCACAACTTGCAGCAAACAATGGCgattcgtttttttaaaaaatgtcctccaagtccatgagggctagaaacctgGAATATTTTTGAAATGAAATGCTCAGGCCTTCGGGGAGAGTCaaatagagagctttggctattgggcggtataaaaatgtaataaataaataaataaatactctatgCCAGGTTTTATGCTTCATGTGTAAATGCAAACAGCCTGGCTCGTAACTTAGGCAAGCAGTTATTGatgaaaacagaagagaaaatatatACTGTATAACATTCCCATGTGCTCTGCTGCTGAACTATGGTTCTTCCCCTAAAGATCAAATAAGAGGCCAGTCCCTGTGGTTTTAACTAAAGGGccccagtcctcatggttctcaATGAAGGACTGATTTGAAATGGGAAGTTgttttctactgagtcagaccagtaGCCCTTCTTGCTCAGTcctgtccacactgactggcagcacctctgCAGAGTTTTGGAGACAGGCCTTTTCCCAACCCTAACCAGAAATGCCAGTGAGTTATGGCTTTTCCTAATGGGAATATAGGAAggtgctttataccaagtcagaacatagaatcatagaatagcagagttggaaggggcctacaaggccatcgagtccaaccccctgctcaacgcaggaatccaccctaaagcatccctgacagagggttgtccagctgcctcttgaaggcctctagtgtgggagagcccaccacctcccaaggtgacgggttccactgtcgtactgctctaacagtcagaaaacaAGGGGATTTTCTACCTGCAAATCATGCGCTTGACCACTGCGCTGCAGCCCTTCTCTGAAAAGCGGGCGGAGGGGGGCTGCCTATGAACCAGCAGGGTGGATGCACTCCAGTTTCTCTTAGGCACCAGGTAGCAAATGACTGGCCCCTTTTCTGATTcacctcctccctcttccccttcaCAGATGTCTCCCCGATCGTGGCAGGCCTCATCGGCGCCACTGTTTTGGTGGTGTCTGTCTCCGTCACCGTGTTTGTGTGGACGTGCTGCCACCAACAAGCCGAGAAGAAGCACAAGACCCCTCCTTACAAGTTCATACACATGCTGAAAGGCATCAGCATCTATCCGGAGACACTGAGCAACAAGAAGAAAATAATACGGATCCGGCGAGACAAGACGGGCACCGCCACGAAGGACGGAAGCGGCAACCTGCTGGTGGATGCGGTGGAAGCCGGGTTAATGGGGTCTGACAAAACGTCCAATGGGTTAAGCCCGGTCCCTTGCATCAACCAGCTTCCAATCAAAGTGGATTACGGAGAAGAACTCAGTCCGGATCAAAGCTTGACTCcagcaggcagcaaaacgtcCTCTCAGtcatccccagaagaggaggTCATGCTAGGGACGCTGACCTTCTCCGTGGACTACAACTTCCCAAAGAAGGCCTTGGTTGTGACCATCCAAGAAGCCCACGGGCTGCCGGTCATGGATGAGCACAATCAGGGCTCTGACCCCTACATCAAGATGACAATCCTGCCAGACAAGAGGCACCGAGTGAAGACGCGCGTCCTTCGCAAGACCTTGGACCCCGTCTTCGACGAGACCTTCACCTTTTACGGGATCCCCTACAGCCAGCTCCAGGACTTGGTGCTTCATTTCCTGGTGCTGAGCTTCGACCGCTTTTCCCGAGACGACGTCATCGGAGAGGTGATGGTGCCACTCGCTGGGGTGGATCCCAGCACCGGAAAGGTCCATTTAACCAGGGAGATAATCAAAAGGAACATACAGGTAGGAACATTGGTGTCCAGATGTTTCATTAAGGGGAAGAAACTTTGTTATCTTTCCGTACCTAGATGGGGTCAGGAAGTGGTTTGGACACAGTTGGGTAAGAGTTAAAGggcaagaggaaatgcatcaccgaaACGGTAGTGCAAAAGAGGGCTGAGATCGGCATTAAAAATGCATGTGCTAATTTGCACGTATGTATGCAAATTCAGTATGATTATTTTCCACTCTCTCATATAACACCAGAACTCGGTCATCTAATCAAGCTCAATGGTGGGAGATTttgggcagataaaaggaaagatttcttcacacagcacgtagccAAACTATGACGtagcgatggccatcaatttggatggctttgaaaggggattggacaaattcctggaggaattgggctaccagtcctgatgcctatatgctacctccagtatttatataccgctccacagccgaagctctctgggctgtttacgacagttaaaaatggtaaacattacaAAGTATCACAGGCAATCTGCCTaggtgcaccaattgctggggaacatgggtgggagggtgctgttgcactcacgtcctgcttgtgggtttcccgtgggcagctgattggccactgtgggaaaagatggacccttggtctgatccagcagggctcctcttacgttcttacattcttagtgatggccaccaacattgAAATGGGATCAGGCAAGGCTAAAGTCACTgcggctatatactacctccgagatcagaggcagtatggacATGACCGGGGAGGGTGCAATTCCACACTGCCCCACTGGTGCAGGTAGTAAAGCTACCAGAATCCCTGATACTCATCCTCTTGCAAtggccttccccctcccttcttcctaATTAACACAGTGTGTTATTAAGATATTCACGAGAGGCCTTCCTTCTCTTAAGGGTGTGTGGTTTTCATTCAGTGGTGGCGCCACGACGGCTCGACCCTGTCCCACAAGACCTCTTCCCTAtattaggggtgggcagaaggtagctccGGATCTCCTGGGAAACCCCCAGATGACTGGAAGAAGATAGGCGAGGATTTCTGACTCCAAATTGTTTAACAATAACGGCAACCAGATTAGATTGCTGAAAATGAACGATGCTTGGGGTACCCAGGAAATGGATTCCCCCATGTGGAAGGAttatgagctccattcagttctgggatTCAATTGCTGGGTTCAGATTTCTTCTCTTCTAAGcgtagttaaaacaacaacaacaaagtagacCCCCTATGCGTGATtcagcagaaaaaagtcctacaactcacagcattccccagccagcgcgGTTCTTTTTCGGGTAACTCAAATTCCTCGCATTCCTCCCAAGTTGTACATAAGAGGATGGATCCCGGGTCTGGAAGCATTTCTAGGTACATTCACCCTTTTTCTCCTACAAAGAGGAGAGCGggcggtgtgtgggtgtgtgtagcAGCAGCATCTGTTTTGTAACTTGGAATTGCATGGAATCCAGACCAGACTTCACGGACTGGGCGCATTCCAGACGACTACAATGCTTATCGCCCCCAACTGCACAGTCCATGGGtaatgggggctgtagtccaacacaactagagaacatccccctccccacacctcccCTCCAAGAGGGGTAGggtgatgccctccagttgtgggGAATGCTAGGGCAAATGCTGTCCTGGGTGGTGGAAATGGGACCATGAGCAATAATGCACAGAGCGCAGAGCATGCGAGGACAGAAATCAGACCCAGGATTGGGGTCAGCAGACTCAGCAGCCTTAGACGCAATCGGTAGAAAGCAGCCGGATCAGCATTATGAAGGCGCTTCGGAGAGCACAGAGCTTTGACTTGAC comes from Elgaria multicarinata webbii isolate HBS135686 ecotype San Diego chromosome 21, rElgMul1.1.pri, whole genome shotgun sequence and encodes:
- the SYT11 gene encoding synaptotagmin-11 isoform X1 → MAEIASVRPSFDVSPIVAGLIGATVLVVSVSVTVFVWTCCHQQAEKKHKTPPYKFIHMLKGISIYPETLSNKKKIIRIRRDKTGTATKDGSGNLLVDAVEAGLMGSDKTSNGLSPVPCINQLPIKVDYGEELSPDQSLTPAGSKTSSQSSPEEEVMLGTLTFSVDYNFPKKALVVTIQEAHGLPVMDEHNQGSDPYIKMTILPDKRHRVKTRVLRKTLDPVFDETFTFYGIPYSQLQDLVLHFLVLSFDRFSRDDVIGEVMVPLAGVDPSTGKVHLTREIIKRNIQKCISRGELQVSLSYQPVAQRMTVVVLKARHLPKMDITGLSGNPYVKVNVYYGRKRIAKKKTHVKKCTLNPIFNESFIYDIPVDLLPDVSIEFLVIDFDRTTKNEVVGRLILGAHSVTAGGVEHWREVCESPRKQIAKWHSLSEY
- the SYT11 gene encoding synaptotagmin-11 isoform X2, encoding MAEIASVRPSFDVSPIVAGLIGATVLVVSVSVTVFVWTCCHQQAEKKHKTPPYKFIHMLKGISIYPETLSNKKKIIRIRRDKTGTATKDGSGNLLVDAVEAGLMGSDKTSNGLSPVPCINQLPIKVDYGEELSPDQSLTPAGSKTSSQSSPEEEVMLGTLTFSVDYNFPKKALVVTIQEAHGLPVMDEHNQGSDPYIKMTILPDKRHRVKTRVLRKTLDPVFDETFTFYGIPYSQLQDLVLHFLVLSFDRFSRDDVIGEVMVPLAGVDPSTGKVHLTREIIKRNIQKCISRGELQVSLSYQPVAQRMTVVVLKARHLPKMDITGLSDPYVKVNVYYGRKRIAKKKTHVKKCTLNPIFNESFIYDIPVDLLPDVSIEFLVIDFDRTTKNEVVGRLILGAHSVTAGGVEHWREVCESPRKQIAKWHSLSEY